tgccctTCCTGGGCTCCCTTACCcatgcagccccagggcagggtggacagaagcacaagcacagccctgccccgcAGAGCTCAGCAGACCAGGTTAATAGATGGGATATATTTTATTGAGGGTTCCGTaggagaggggctggaagaCTCTTGGGACTAAGCAGGGTGTGACTCCAAACAGTAGGGTCAATACGTTATaaaacagagcaggaggatCCTGCccttgcagggctgggaaaccctcctctggcagggctggggaggtggTTCCCGTCACCGAGGAGGGGGCAGGCAAAGCACACACGTCGCAGGCCAAACCAGCAGGCACATGGTACAGTATCAAGGCGACGGAGCAAGCGACCACCGGGGAGGTGCCAGCATGGCAGGAATAGCACTGGGGCAGTGGGGGGTGCGGGGGAagaggcactgccaggctgccccagggctgctttCCAGAGATGGCGCACAAGACAGCCAGGTCTGTGCCCGTCCCACTGCAGGTCACCCCAGCATGTCTCAGacagcacttccagggtggttcaacagggacagaaaaacagagagaggCAGAGGCCAGCCCATCCTTCCACCAAGGCTGCTCTGGCATGTTAGGGGCAGGGGTTAAAGTGCATAGAGACAAAGGCAGAGTCCGAGGACTAGAGGGAGGACAGCACTGTGGGGGACCCCaggccagctcccagcagagggATATCCCCCAAAAAAGGCCACTTGAGCTgcacagagaaggagagaaggaacaagagagaaaaagaagaaagggagtCAGTGGCAGCTCAGTGGGaggcacagacagacacagaagCAGGGTGGAGGTGGCTGAGCTGCTATAGGACAGGTTGCAGGCTGTGGCCTGGCCTTTGTTGGAGTGCAACAGCATCCCAAGGTGGTGCTTTGGGGCTGGTGCCAGCTGCCATGGGGTCAGGATGTCCCAGCTATCACTCACCCACGCAAGCTGTGCCATCCTCGTTTGGCTCAAAGCCCCGGCTGCAGCGCTTGTTGCTGCGACAGCGGTACCCACCATAGGTGTTGATGCAGATGGGCTTGTCCCGGGGACAGATGAAGGGGAATTCAGTGCACTCATTTGTGTCTGCAAGAGGGTCCTCAGTGTGAGACGTctgggcagagagctgggggcTTCCAGCCCCTCCAGTTCTCCCAATACACTGGATGGTCACCCCAGTGGTAGCCATGCATAAGCCATACGTCTGCCCAGGAGGCTCACAGCACCGCCACAGCCACcctgctgcatctctgctgcCCCTCCATCACTCATGGCTGCAGCACAAAGCCAGCCAtgcctcctgccccagcacagtgCTCTCGCTGCTCCCTGTGACACCATGGTGCCCCTCTGGAGCTGTACTGCTGTCCCATTCCCAGGCCATgtgccaggcaggcagctgTACCTGGCACTGAGCCATGTGGCAGGCGGCCACCTCCCAGTCTCAGAGTGTCCCCCATGGGGCTATGCTACAGCATCCTGGGTACAGGCACACCTGTGCTTCCAGCAGCCACTCACCTACACAGCGTCCATTCTCGTGCTGGGAGAATCCCTGCCCGCACTGCATTTGGGAAGAAGCAGAGACTGCTGGCATGGGGAAGAatcagccctgggcagccactgagccagcagagcccagccccttGTTTCTGTCCCCAAAGTCTCACAACTGACACCCACACCTGGCCCTCACCTCCAGCGGGGCAGGCATGAGTGGCTCCTCCACATCCAGAGGGTAGGGGATCTCCAGGACAGAGTTGGTCTCACTGCTCGCCACAGCTCGTGACACCACGCGGCCATCTGGCCAAGTCACCTCCAGGCTGCTGGCTTTGTCATGCCCTGCAGGCGGGCAGCCCATCAAAGGGAGGGTctccagggtgggcaggggctgaaAGGAGGCCAGTGGGGTGGTAGGGATGGGAGGGGCAAAGTCTTCCCTTgctccctgagcccagctccaggtgctcaTGCTGACAGCCCGTGCACACGGATGTACTCTGAGGGGCCTACATGGGGACAATGGGATGACCTTgcagtggggcagggacacccctgcAGGCTTGGCTGCTGGACATGCTGCACCAGGGAAGAGttaaagggaagggaaagccctactgcctgggcacagcagcaggcagcggatggggaagggagcagctgtcccttgcagcacagctgcagtggctgcCCATAGCCTTGCACAGACCCCTCCATACCTGGGGTGGCAGGCATGGATGATTACTGTGCTGCAGGACACTGGTGCAGCAGATATGGCCCCCGCCCTGGGGAGTGCCAGGGAAGGCTGGGGGTGGAGGCAGCCCCTCGACCCCCTAGCTCACCCAGTCCAAAGTGTGCCACAGGCTCCATCTCGCAGAGATAGCCGGAGCCACCGTCGATGATGCGCAGGTGGGCCCCGCTACGCCGCGTGAACAGCACAACCTTGGCCCCCCGTGCAAAGGCCCCGAAGCGGGTACGGGGGATGACACGCAGCCAGTTGTTGTTGGTGCCCTGcaagggaggagggagcagagatactgagctgggagggacagaaGGGATGGGTACAACGTGAGGAGTCCCTACTTGACTCACCTGGGTGCCCTTGAAGATGGAGATTGGCTGTGCCATGGACTCGCCATGGGATAGGATGAGGTCCAGCATCCCATCACCATCAAAATCTGTCACTGCACCTCCTGCAAGGACAGAATCATACTGTGCCTGAGGTCTGGCCCCATGTCTCCCAGCACTAgaccttgctgctgctgtggcctTCCACTGGCAACAGCAGCACTctcagccaggcagggactAAAGGGAAGATGGGGTGACTCTAATGTAGGAGTATGGGTGGCCTTCTGCAATCAGGTGCATTGGCAACGTGGGCAGTggaggggacaggcagcaccTAGAGGGCTGTGGGTCACAGGGAGCTGCCTGATCTCCTCCCAAATGCAGAGGTCGGCTTTGAGCAGTGGATACCCAGGAAGGGGCCCTTCAAGAGTGCCTCTGGGATACTGGAGATGGCATTGTTGGCTGGGCATGGGTAGAGGGGAAAAAGCATGGGACCATTCCTGGGTGATGGGAGCTCCAGCCTGCTGGTGGAGAGCAGGTAAATAACTCAGCCAGGCGTGCAGCATCCTCAGGCATAGAAGGTGCCAAGCAGTGTTGTGCCAGAGTGGGGTGGACCCACCCGTGCCCCGTCCCTCAGGCTCCAGTGCATCCCCTGGATTCAGTTCTTCCACGATGGGGTCTGAGTGTTCTCTGCGGATGAGCCTGCCAAGGACACACACAGGGTATTAAAGCCAGCTCCTGCAGTCCTCAGAACCTTCCTGGGCATGTCTATCCCCTCCTGCAGAATCACGGTAGGAGTGACAGCCCTGGTGGCTATAGAGTGTGGATGGGGAATGTGCCTGTCCCCCTGTTGGCATATCCCCACTCCATGAAGGGGCAACAGGAGATTCCTGAGAGCTTCTGGGTCTGAACTGCAGAGTAGCAACACCATCTGTTGCATCCCTCTGGAACCTGGAGATATCTCCAAGGGGCAAAACCCTTGCCCTCTACCCACCCATGAGTGCAAGCATTGGGTAGACAAACAGTTCCCACTGCCCTACACACCTGGCAAGGAGGTGCTACACAGAAGTAATGAAGAATTGACCCCTACAATTAACAGGAGCCATGAACAAGCTTCCACACAGCTACTAATCAGtggtgctggggaccccaggggctgctgcaggcacgATCACAGTGGCTGGTAATGATGCCAGGAAGGGCTCAGTCACGACGCCTTTTatgagctgagcctgagccgtggcactgctggagaggagccctgTGAGCCTGACTGTGCTGTGAGGGCTGCTCGATcccagagcagggtgcaggCTCCTGGCCCCCCCAGGCTCCTACCGGAAAAGGCGATTGGCGGAGGAGCCGCGATAAGCGATGTTGTTGAAGAAAACCTCCAGCTCCTGGTCGTTGTCGAAGTCGGCTGCGATGACGGTGCGGACTGGGGACGGCATGGAGAACTTGGGGGTGGCGATGTCCTGCGTGGGCATAGCCTGGCAATAGGCACAGGAAGCAGGACACCTGGGCCCTGCTTTGATGCCTCGGGTCCCCTCCTCGCTGGCAAATGGGGCTCAAGGACAATTCAGAGTGAAGCCAGCCCCCCCGGCCGAGGTGGCTCAGTGGCAAAGACATCAGTGCGGGCGGCTCCCAGCCCTCACCCGGAATCGCACACGCCCAGGAGCTCCGCTCTGCAGGTAGAGGCGGTGCGGCCCGTTCCAATTGCCGTAGACGATGTCCACTCGGCCGTCGCGGTTGAAGTCAGCCAGCGCCACACCGCGTCCGTGCTGGTAGGGGtcatccagccctggggaaccGCAAGGGCACAGGGGGAGACGGGaacccctccctgcctccttgtccccagcacaCCACCCAGGATGTGCTCCATCGTTCCCAGACAGGTCCTCCACATGCAGGGTTACATCCCTGCGCTGATGGCTGCCCCGATGCATCTCAGCCACTGCACAGTGGTCACTGGGGCTGGGTGTCTgtcccccccccgccccgcacACATCCAGTGCATGCAGGGACAAGCAGAGACACCCCTGTCCTGAGCATCTGTGTGATCCCCCCAGCTTCCCCTActcacccacagcagctgccacgTCCCTGTACGTCCCGTCCCCGCGGTTGTGGAAGAGGAAATTTGGGCTGTTCTCATTACCGCAGAATATGTCAGAGGCACTGTCACTCAGGATGGGGCCCACGGCCACCCCACGGCCCCCTGGGGACAGTAGCTCGGTGTGAGGGGACAGCTGCCCCACACGAGTTTGTGCTCCCCATGTTCCCTCAGTGTTGCCCAGTGTTACCCCCCCTCCAGTGTCCCATTCTTGCCCACCCTCAATCCCTCTCGTCAGAAGCTAATTGCGCCTGGCAGCCGTTTGTGTCACTTCCAACCCTAATCACTGCCATCGCCATGGTGACAACACTCCTAATTAGTGACAATTTACCGCTGGGGCACGCAGCAGTCCCCACGGTGGTGGGGCAGCACGGGGCTCAGGCGGGCTTGTTCTCCCTGACGCCTACGCTCCCAAACCCCGCTGCCTGCCCTTTGGATGCTGTGAACTCTGCAGGGATTAGCCTCGGTGATGGTGGGCACAGGGGTCCCGCCAGGCGCGCATCCCACGGTCCTGGTCCCTTCCAAGGGCCGTGGGGCTGCCACTAGATGGGGCAGTCAGGCAGCCCAGCGCGTGGCACGGTCCTCCGgctgcactgccctgccacAGCGGGGTCTCATCTCGCCATGCCCTGCAGCGCCCCGCGCCCTCCGCAGGGCCACGGCAGCCGGGTGTACCTGTGTACTTGCTGACGCCAGCCTGGGGGGCCACATCCACCAGCACCACGACACCGCGGGCAGGGTCACTGGCAGCCACATCCATCTCAATCAGGGCATGGGGGCCCACGTTGCCGCTGGCATAGTTGGCGATGTAGATGGAATACCTGCCGGAGCCCTGCAGCCGGCAGCACCGCCTCAGCACCCACGCACCCAAAACTCATCTCCACGGGGACCACAGGATGCCTGCTGTGAATGCTCTTACTGCTCTGTGGGAGCAGGCACTGCTACTGTGTGCTGAGCAAGAGCTCTGCAAAGCCCACGGCAGAAAGCATCCCAGGAGTAGGATGTGCCTCCAGGAGCCCTCTGGTCACAGTGCTGGCACGGGGCATGTTATCCCCcctcccagcatccccagtGTGCCAGGTCCTCCCCATTTCCACCGCCCCCTTTGTCCCGTGCAGTAGCTGCGCCCTGATTTAGCGATAATCATTTGGAAACAAACcgctggaggaggaggacgaaGAAAGAGCAGGTGACAGGAACATAAATCACCTCGACAGGCACGTTTATCAGCTGGTGGCAACCGTGTGGACAGGCATCCACAGTCTCTTCAGCTGGGAGCATTGCTAGCCAATGGGCAGCTGGGGGGCACCCTTGGCCCGAGCAGAGGATGGGATGGGCAAGGGGAATGggcccccagggctgcaggaggagtaCTGGGAGTGGGAAGGGGGCAGAGACACCCCtgtctgcagagccctgcctgctcaCCGTCCGATCCACGCAGGCCACGGAGCGCCCGGCAAAGCGGCTGGCCACGTCCCGGTTCACCTCGTCACTCAGGATGTCCTCCCAGCGCCCATTGCGGAGCTTGAAGAGCTTGTCTGTGTAGGTGGCCATGCCTGGGGAAGGGAGCACAAGTCAGTGGGCTCcagcaccccgcctcctcctgAGGAGAGTACTTTGCAGCAAGGGCAGTTGTGGAAAAGGTACCCTTTTTCCAGAGCATCCCAAAtatctgctgtccctgcagccccctaCAGTGACAtagggctgggctgctgcttcaAGAGCCACATGACCCTTAAGGGCCATTGGGAGACACACAGAAGAATCAACTCATTAAGCTAAAATATGTCCCAACGGGGCACAGCCCTGTAGATCATTCTCtggaggatgaaaaaaaaaaaaaagaaaaagaaaagaaatcgATCCAGTGGCAGGCACAGTCAGCGAGCTACACCGCCTGTGACAGCGCCGATGGCACAGCCTGATTTAGGGACAGGTGtgccagcagccactgccagcctggGTAATTAGGAACACTGGGAAGACAGATCTGCTGCCTGGAggtcagggacacagggcagagtggggctggagcaccaagCCTGGGAACTCTGGGGATTCCCAGAGCCAGCCAGGAGCACATAAGTCTTGTTCCCACGACAGgcatgccagcagcagggacagcactaGAAGGGCAGGATTAGACTTGGCTtggtgcagcaggcagaggagaaCCATGAGACCGAAGGGCACAactgctgcagggcacagcagggatttACAGTGCAGGGTCCCTTGTGGCAGGACAGTCGAGGGGGTGGAAGGGAATCTTCTGTCCCACTTGGGGTGCCATGAAAAGGGCGATGGGCAGTTGGAAGTGCTGACTCGgtggctggctgggctcagtgtCCCACCCGTGCTGCCATCAATCAATGGAGCCACTCAACTGAGAAATTAACTCCAGCCCGCACACATCCCTCACACGCCGAAGGTCGCGGGCAGCCATGCCGGGGGCTCCCCCCGTGCCTGGGGCTCGGAGGCCAGCAAGGCTCACCGGAGAAGGCGTTGTTGGTGTTGAGGAAGTAGATCTCCTCGCGGCCATCGCCGTCGATGTCACAGGCTGTCACACCGATGGCGTTGCCCTGCCGGTCCCGCAGTGCATAGTACGGGGAGCCCCGCTCGTCCTCTGCCACGTTCACCAGCCGCCCCTGCGCCTTGTCATACTTGAGCACCAGGTTGGGACCATTGTACCTGCGAGTGTAAGCAGGGGTATTGGCTTTCCAAAGCTTAGGGACGGGATGAAAGCCTCTGTGAGGACATGGGGTGTGATATTGGGTTTTCCTCATGATGGGCACTGAAAAGACCTGCATAGTCCATGGAGGTCAAGGATCCTGTCAGGCATCCCATGTCTGGCAAAACGAGGGAAGCAGGGGGGGCCAGGCAGATAGCAGTACAGGATGGGGTGCAGGTCCCTGCTTGCAGAGCTTTCTCAGGACAAGCAAAATAGCATGGAAGGCAAGTCCTCTCAGCACAGTGTGTCCCACTGGCTTCTTGCCCGCTCCTGCCCGATGCACCAATAAACAAGTTATACAACGGGCACCACAACTGCTTACAAAACCCCAGCTGCTTTCTTGACTCAGCACGGCAGGGAGTGGTGGCCCAGACCCCTCCAgggctcccagtgctgcccatgttttcctgcctcagagcagcagcagggccagacTGACTGCCTGCCACCATAGTGCCTCCATCCAGCTGGATGGGATCTGTGAGGGTAAAGAACACTCTCCAGGTGGGCACACCTGTGTGTGCAAGTCATTTTAGGAAGTGAGGATGGTGGTGTGTACACAGAtaccctgcagcagcagctcacagcagcaccagcacacacacagagaaccTACACAATggtccctgtccttcctgaCCAGGGTTggacctgctggcagcagctgctctgtgtccagcCCCACTcgggcactggcagcacagtACACAGCTCCCTGCTTCCTCAGCTtctgccagcccttcccagccgCCACTCCAATAAAGGACTATAAAAAACCTCCAGCCAATTAACTGAATCTCAGGAGAGAGCTGAGTCCTGTCAGCGGCGCTGAGACGGCTTGGGGACACGCTGGCTGTGCGCTGCAGGGTGGaccctggctgctgggcagctgccACCACCCCACAGAGAAGGGACCGAAGGGGGTCCTCACGTGGTTCTACACAGGCACTCAGCTGGCATCAACACCCTGTGCAGGTGCAAACATACACGCACACATTCGCTGGTGGGTGTGTGCAGACCCCAACCCACCCATCTTTGTGCACAACCCCCAAACTGGCCACAAGGCCACAGAGGAGGGAGgaattcctgtccctgcagggccatGAGTCCTGCTGTCACTGAGGCATTAGGTGCACCACTCACCCTGCCACCACAATCTCGAAGTCACCATCGGCATCCAGGTCGGTGACAGCCACGCCATAGTTGAGCTGTGTGGGATTGCTGTCGTAGTCAGGCGGGAGAAGGCGGTGGGTGACGGCTGCAAACATGGGCTCGCTGCGCTGGGAGCCCTCGCTGAGCCAggccagggacagcaggcacAACACCAGCATCCTGGACACCTGGGAGAGACCTACAGCCCATCAGCTCCAGGAGGAGACTCCACTCCATGACGCCCAAGCCAGCCCACTGTCCTTGCATGGGAGATGCTCTCTTTCCACCCCTTGCCACAGCACCCCAGTCTGCGCCACACCACCTGTCCCTTGGGCACTGTCACTCTGGCATCCCCATCATGGATTGTCCTGGATGCTGTTCACCCTCGGGACAAGATCATACTCCAGtgagcagaggctgagcagcagcccagctttGGGAGCCCATCCTATTAGAGGGActacagaggcagcaggagggctgTGGGGTGCTGAGAAAGCTGGGCTCAGGCTCAGGCCCAGCTCACTCTGCCCTAAGGTACCACTGGCATTCAAGGTCCTGGTAAGTCAAAATGTCAATAACTGCTCCCTTGGCAGGGTCAGAGGAAGAAGACATTCACTGGCCTGAGgagtttttcttctctcccaccGGTCTTCCAGAGTTGGGGAAGTTCACAGGGAGAACATAGGGATAGTTTATGAGGTTACTCCCATATGGCTCAttttccccatcctgctggaaCTGTTCCTCCCAGGGTCTGTGCAGAGTgagctccttccagcctggccagggaaGGCTTCTGCACAGCAATGCAGCCATGAGAAGATGCTGGAGGAACAGGAGACTCGGAGAAGAGGCTCATTTAACCTGGACTGCGGAGGACAGcgtctgccagcactgctggcaagGCTGCAGAAATTTTGGAGCTGGCTCTGACCTGGCTGTAGCACAGGTGATGAACAAGATGGCACTTGGGAGGGAAACCCCTCATCTCAGGCCAGGCAGTCAAGAATCCAGAAACAAGCTTTGTGTCCCCAGGCTATGGGCATGATCCCACACGCctgggctccagctgggagAAAAAACAGCCTGGTCTGCTCTTGTAAACTGGAGGGGCTGTTGGGGCAGCAGACCCGCAAGGGGACAGTGCTTCATGTGACTGTGCCACCTCCCTAGGCAGGACTGCCCTCCCTGACCAGGAACAGTCCCCCTGTACAGGAACGAATGACCCCACTGCCAGCTGATCCCCGTGCTGTTGGGCTCCAGCACAAGCCAAGGAAGCTGTGGCAGCTGTGTGGTACCACATATGCCCAGCTTGGAGAGGGGAAGGTGCCCAAGATTTAGACCCTGGCAGACCCACTGGATTGTGGAGAACAGCCTGCTGCTGCCTatccctggggatgggaatggtCCCATGGTTCTCTGGGGGCCAGGATTGCCCTGCCATAATTAAATAGTTTCCAGGCCCACAtggctgagctggaaggggctgttctccagctgcagaagaaaCCTTACCCCCACTGTCCACACCACCCAAAGCCCTGGATTCCTTTGCACCAGTCTGCTCCCCTTTCCTCTCCAACCCCATCTGTACCTTGGGCACAGCTTCAAGGgtagatgtgtgtgtgtctccaGCTCtaccctgtgctgctcctgttctCTTCTTGTGCCCATTACCCTGCCATACTGTCTGGAGCAGCTCTTGAGGGGCAGGAGCTTGGCTCTTTCCCTGGTGCAGGGGTCCCATTCAAGATGTGATGGGGACAGGGTTCATTGGGTTGTTCAGGGATGGGATAGTGCCTGGGTGTCACTCTGCAGTGCCCGACAGTGAAAGAGGGGAGCCCCACTCCTGGCTCACCAAAGTGATCATGGCAGAGAGCCACTGACCTTGTAGGCATATGGATGCAGGGCTGCCACGTAAGcctctggccctgcagagcagtgcctcACTCCCAGCCACGGCCAGATGATgggtggctgtccccaggccattGGCCAGGCTCCCTGTCTTTCCCCCCTTCAGCTCCCACTCCCTAGAGCCTGGACTGTTACCCATGTATCCCATCCCCACCaacctcctccagctgctgctgaaatcccTCCAAGTTGGATGGAGCTTTTCCAGTGGGAAACAATGCTCCTGATTGGAGACAAAAGGCTTTTCCCAGTGGTTCCGGTGCTTGGTGCAATGGGGAAGGGATATCCAGCCCAGAACCAGGCCTttttgggaaggggaagggagggagactCAGGCTCTGCATGTCAGATGCAGAAGGGTCTCATCATTCCCAGCATCCTTTTGCTAGGACCACAGTCCCAGCATGAAGCTTCACTTGAAGTTTGAGGCTATGGGGCTGCCAGTATCTAGGGCAGACTTCAGTCTATCTTGTTCCAGCAGAGTCACATCCTGGCTTGTGTTGTGGCATCTGGTAGCAAGGTCACTCCAGGGTGCTTCCTCAGTATCACTAGTGACATGAAGCCAAGGTGCCAAGCAGGGTCAGAGGCACTGGGAGGATGCCACAGGCACCCATGCAGGGTGCAGCCAGGCAGCCCAGGGGGAGGGTGCTGGCCCCATGGCAGAGATGCAGCACGTAGGGCTTATCTGAGCCCATGCATTGTTACGACTGACAGTGGCCAGTGGGGAAGGTGGGACGGGACTGGAAAGGGAGCTATGGGACAGGCAGGCGATTGTGCTGGCCCAGGTCTCCTCATTGTACACACACGGACATCCCCAGCCCCTGGTCTACGTCACAGGGAAGGTGGGTGTGAGGTCCCTGTGCGGCCACCCCATCCCGCATGTCACCGTGACATTGCTGCCCTCCACACCACGCACCCCAGTGATGTCACGCTCCACCACTGCAGCGACATCCTGTTTTGGGCCGCAGTCACCTCCAGCACCTCTACCACATTTCTTGATATCATGCAGCCCAAGATgcaccccaaatcaccccaaagcAGTGACAACAGGGTGACATCACAGCATCTCACAGCATCATGCTGCACATGCTCCAGTAAAATCATATTCTCGTTCCTAACATTCCCAAGCTGCCACAGCTGTACCTGCCAGGGCAGAGGACAGGCAGGAGATGTCCCAAGACCCAGCAGACCCCTCTTCCACAGCAGCTCGGTTGCCCAGAGTACCAGCAGTGCCCCTCCACAGCTCCTCAATCCCAAGCAACCCAGACcctgcagtgcctctgctccagccaaaGCCCATGAGCCTGGGTCCTGCTGCGACGTCTGCTTGCTGCTGTGAGCCTGTCCCTCCTATGCAGGACTCCTCAGTGCTGGACCTGGCAGGCTGgggctcagccagcagcagctaaTGCAGTGTGGAGATGAGCAGTCACCTTAGCCTCTGAGCTCACCCCAAAGGGACACCAAGTCCTTGGGGGGCTCAGGCCCACCAGCACACAGCGAGCCCCTTCCCACGCAGGCAGGCACAAGGCTGCACCCCTATACCCACTGCCTCCCGCTCCTCCACGGGCTCAGCCACGACCAAGCACAAGTGGCGCTACAAAGAGGGGCTGTCCCTCGCTGCCCACAGTCCTGCTGacc
The window above is part of the Catharus ustulatus isolate bCatUst1 chromosome 8, bCatUst1.pri.v2, whole genome shotgun sequence genome. Proteins encoded here:
- the CRTAC1 gene encoding cartilage acidic protein 1 isoform X2; this translates as MRSRRRGGAGRPPWPVSRMLVLCLLSLAWLSEGSQRSEPMFAAVTHRLLPPDYDSNPTQLNYGVAVTDLDADGDFEIVVAGYNGPNLVLKYDKAQGRLVNVAEDERGSPYYALRDRQGNAIGVTACDIDGDGREEIYFLNTNNAFSGMATYTDKLFKLRNGRWEDILSDEVNRDVASRFAGRSVACVDRTGSGRYSIYIANYASGNVGPHALIEMDVAASDPARGVVVLVDVAPQAGVSKYTGGRGVAVGPILSDSASDIFCGNENSPNFLFHNRGDGTYRDVAAAVGLDDPYQHGRGVALADFNRDGRVDIVYGNWNGPHRLYLQSGAPGRVRFRDIATPKFSMPSPVRTVIAADFDNDQELEVFFNNIAYRGSSANRLFRLIRREHSDPIVEELNPGDALEPEGRGTGGAVTDFDGDGMLDLILSHGESMAQPISIFKGTQGTNNNWLRVIPRTRFGAFARGAKVVLFTRRSGAHLRIIDGGSGYLCEMEPVAHFGLGHDKASSLEVTWPDGRVVSRAVASSETNSVLEIPYPLDVEEPLMPAPLECGQGFSQHENGRCVDTNECTEFPFICPRDKPICINTYGGYRCRSNKRCSRGFEPNEDGTACVAQVAFFGGYPSAGSWPGVPHSAVLPLVLGLCLCLYAL
- the CRTAC1 gene encoding cartilage acidic protein 1 isoform X5, whose protein sequence is MRSRRRGGAGRPPWPVSRMLVLCLLSLAWLSEGSQRSEPMFAAVTHRLLPPDYDSNPTQLNYGVAVTDLDADGDFEIVVAGYNGPNLVLKYDKAQGRLVNVAEDERGSPYYALRDRQGNAIGVTACDIDGDGREEIYFLNTNNAFSGMATYTDKLFKLRNGRWEDILSDEVNRDVASRFAGRSVACVDRTGSGRYSIYIANYASGNVGPHALIEMDVAASDPARGVVVLVDVAPQAGVSKYTGGRGVAVGPILSDSASDIFCGNENSPNFLFHNRGDGTYRDVAAAVGLDDPYQHGRGVALADFNRDGRVDIVYGNWNGPHRLYLQSGAPGRVRFRDIATPKFSMPSPVRTVIAADFDNDQELEVFFNNIAYRGSSANRLFRLIRREHSDPIVEELNPGDALEPEGRGTGGAVTDFDGDGMLDLILSHGESMAQPISIFKGTQGTNNNWLRVIPRTRFGAFARGAKVVLFTRRSGAHLRIIDGGSGYLCEMEPVAHFGLGHDKASSLEVTWPDGRVVSRAVASSETNSVLEIPYPLDVEEPLMPAPLETQMSALNSPSSVPGTSPSASTPMVGTAVAATSAAAGALSQTRMAQLAWLKWPFLGDIPLLGAGLGSPTVLSSL
- the CRTAC1 gene encoding cartilage acidic protein 1 isoform X4 produces the protein MRSRRRGGAGRPPWPVSRMLVLCLLSLAWLSEGSQRSEPMFAAVTHRLLPPDYDSNPTQLNYGVAVTDLDADGDFEIVVAGYNGPNLVLKYDKAQGRLVNVAEDERGSPYYALRDRQGNAIGVTACDIDGDGREEIYFLNTNNAFSGMATYTDKLFKLRNGRWEDILSDEVNRDVASRFAGRSVACVDRTGSGRYSIYIANYASGNVGPHALIEMDVAASDPARGVVVLVDVAPQAGVSKYTGGRGVAVGPILSDSASDIFCGNENSPNFLFHNRGDGTYRDVAAAVGLDDPYQHGRGVALADFNRDGRVDIVYGNWNGPHRLYLQSGAPGRVRFRDIATPKFSMPSPVRTVIAADFDNDQELEVFFNNIAYRGSSANRLFRLIRREHSDPIVEELNPGDALEPEGRGTGGAVTDFDGDGMLDLILSHGESMAQPISIFKGTQGTNNNWLRVIPRTRFGAFARGAKVVLFTRRSGAHLRIIDGGSGYLCEMEPVAHFGLDTNECTEFPFICPRDKPICINTYGGYRCRSNKRCSRGFEPNEDGTACVDIDECAQGLHNCSQLCTNTPGAHTCLCHPGFRALDPAARQCLDIDECEAQPGPCDHICHNSPGSFHCHCHHGFSLGAGGRCQPN
- the CRTAC1 gene encoding cartilage acidic protein 1 isoform X1; the encoded protein is MRSRRRGGAGRPPWPVSRMLVLCLLSLAWLSEGSQRSEPMFAAVTHRLLPPDYDSNPTQLNYGVAVTDLDADGDFEIVVAGYNGPNLVLKYDKAQGRLVNVAEDERGSPYYALRDRQGNAIGVTACDIDGDGREEIYFLNTNNAFSGMATYTDKLFKLRNGRWEDILSDEVNRDVASRFAGRSVACVDRTGSGRYSIYIANYASGNVGPHALIEMDVAASDPARGVVVLVDVAPQAGVSKYTGGRGVAVGPILSDSASDIFCGNENSPNFLFHNRGDGTYRDVAAAVGLDDPYQHGRGVALADFNRDGRVDIVYGNWNGPHRLYLQSGAPGRVRFRDIATPKFSMPSPVRTVIAADFDNDQELEVFFNNIAYRGSSANRLFRLIRREHSDPIVEELNPGDALEPEGRGTGGAVTDFDGDGMLDLILSHGESMAQPISIFKGTQGTNNNWLRVIPRTRFGAFARGAKVVLFTRRSGAHLRIIDGGSGYLCEMEPVAHFGLGHDKASSLEVTWPDGRVVSRAVASSETNSVLEIPYPLDVEEPLMPAPLECGQGFSQHENGRCVDTNECTEFPFICPRDKPICINTYGGYRCRSNKRCSRGFEPNEDGTACVDIDECAQGLHNCSQLCTNTPGAHTCLCHPGFRALDPAARQCLDIDECEAQPGPCDHICHNSPGSFHCHCHHGFSLGAGGRCQPN
- the CRTAC1 gene encoding cartilage acidic protein 1 isoform X3; its protein translation is MRSRRRGGAGRPPWPVSRMLVLCLLSLAWLSEGSQRSEPMFAAVTHRLLPPDYDSNPTQLNYGVAVTDLDADGDFEIVVAGYNGPNLVLKYDKAQGRLVNVAEDERGSPYYALRDRQGNAIGVTACDIDGDGREEIYFLNTNNAFSGMATYTDKLFKLRNGRWEDILSDEVNRDVASRFAGRSVACVDRTGSGRYSIYIANYASGNVGPHALIEMDVAASDPARGVVVLVDVAPQAGVSKYTGGRGVAVGPILSDSASDIFCGNENSPNFLFHNRGDGTYRDVAAAVGLDDPYQHGRGVALADFNRDGRVDIVYGNWNGPHRLYLQSGAPGRVRFRDIATPKFSMPSPVRTVIAADFDNDQELEVFFNNIAYRGSSANRLFRLIRREHSDPIVEELNPGDALEPEGRGTGGAVTDFDGDGMLDLILSHGESMAQPISIFKGTQGTNNNWLRVIPRTRFGAFARGAKVVLFTRRSGAHLRIIDGGSGYLCEMEPVAHFGLGHDKASSLEVTWPDGRVVSRAVASSETNSVLEIPYPLDVEEPLMPAPLETQMSALNSPSSVPGTSPSASTPMVGTAVAATSAAAGALSQTRMAQLAWTSTSVLRACTTAASSAPTPLGRTPASVTQASVPLIRLPGSAWT